In a single window of the Pseudoxanthomonas sp. F37 genome:
- a CDS encoding glycoside hydrolase family 95 protein yields the protein MEFNRRDLLKATAAGLAAAAIPSTHVAEPAGAGNALSSGDMTLWYRQPARVWVEALPVGNGRLGAMVFGGVAHERLQLNEDTLYAGGPYSAVNPKAREGLPRVRALIFAGRYAEAAALADETLISRPAKQMAYQPLGNLWLQFDRLDGVADYRRELDLDAAVARTTFRAGGGVHRREVFVSPVDQCIVVRYTVEGGDAMIGRVRTGNEHATTTRVVDGGWHVSGRNLGKHGIEGRLRFAFRVQVAHREGRLRVEQDQIAFDGVRELELRIAAATSHVAHDDVSGDPDAITAAQLARVKDKDFDAVLADHLAEHRRLFHRVRLDLGCTAAADLPTDERIAAFAQGDDPALVSLYHAYGRYLLICSSRPGSQPANLQGIWNDLMDPPWESKYTVNINTEMNYWPAEQNGLGECVEPLQRMLEELAQTGAGVARDMYGAGGWMLHNNTDLWRAATPPDGARWALWPTGGAWLLRTLWDRWDYGRDPEYLKQVWPLFKGAAQFFIDTLQDDPHTGHKVTVPSLSPENEHPFGAAVCAGPTMDAQILRDLFGQCIEAARVLGVDAGFAARLAALSAQLPPNRIGKAGQLQEWQQDWDMQAPEIHHRHISHLYGLHPSAQINLRDTPGLARAAKRTLELRGDEATGWGIAWRLNFWARLWEGEHCLEILRMLLAPQRSYPNLFDAHPPFQIDGNFGGAAGIVEMLVQSWGGSIFLLPALPSSWRDGELEGVRVRNAARLDLRWKAGRLAHATLHSDKGGRYALVHAGQTLDVELAAGASATVRLRDGVLVRA from the coding sequence ATGGAGTTCAACCGACGCGACCTGCTGAAAGCGACGGCGGCCGGACTGGCCGCCGCCGCGATCCCGAGCACCCACGTTGCCGAGCCCGCCGGGGCCGGCAACGCGCTGTCGAGCGGCGACATGACGCTCTGGTACCGCCAGCCGGCACGGGTCTGGGTGGAAGCCCTGCCGGTCGGCAACGGCCGGCTCGGTGCGATGGTCTTCGGGGGCGTGGCGCACGAGCGCCTGCAGCTCAACGAGGACACGCTGTACGCGGGCGGGCCGTATTCGGCGGTGAATCCGAAAGCGCGGGAGGGATTGCCGCGGGTGCGCGCGCTGATCTTCGCCGGCCGTTACGCGGAAGCCGCCGCGCTGGCCGACGAAACCCTGATCTCTCGGCCGGCCAAGCAGATGGCCTACCAGCCGCTGGGCAACCTGTGGCTGCAGTTCGACCGCCTGGACGGCGTGGCCGACTACCGGCGCGAGCTGGATCTCGATGCCGCCGTCGCGCGCACCACCTTCCGTGCCGGGGGCGGCGTGCACCGGCGCGAAGTGTTCGTCTCGCCGGTGGACCAGTGCATCGTGGTGCGCTACACCGTCGAAGGCGGCGATGCGATGATCGGCCGCGTCCGCACCGGCAACGAGCATGCCACCACCACGCGGGTGGTCGACGGCGGCTGGCATGTCAGTGGCCGCAACCTCGGCAAGCACGGCATAGAAGGGCGCCTGCGCTTCGCCTTCCGCGTGCAGGTCGCGCACCGCGAGGGCCGGCTGCGGGTGGAGCAGGACCAGATCGCGTTCGATGGCGTGCGCGAACTGGAGCTGCGCATCGCCGCGGCCACCAGCCATGTGGCCCATGACGATGTCAGCGGCGATCCCGATGCGATCACCGCCGCCCAGCTGGCGCGGGTGAAGGACAAGGACTTCGACGCCGTGCTGGCGGATCATCTGGCCGAGCACCGCCGTCTGTTCCATCGCGTGCGGCTGGACCTGGGCTGTACCGCGGCCGCCGACCTGCCGACCGATGAGCGCATCGCGGCCTTCGCGCAGGGCGACGATCCGGCGCTGGTGTCGCTGTACCACGCCTACGGGCGCTACCTGCTGATCTGCAGTTCGCGGCCGGGCAGCCAGCCGGCCAATCTGCAGGGCATCTGGAACGACCTGATGGATCCGCCGTGGGAGAGCAAGTACACGGTCAACATCAACACCGAGATGAACTACTGGCCGGCCGAGCAGAACGGCCTGGGCGAATGCGTCGAGCCATTGCAGCGCATGCTGGAGGAACTGGCGCAGACGGGGGCCGGCGTGGCGCGCGACATGTACGGCGCCGGCGGCTGGATGCTCCACAACAACACCGACCTGTGGCGCGCCGCCACGCCGCCGGACGGCGCACGCTGGGCGCTGTGGCCGACGGGCGGGGCCTGGCTGCTGCGGACGCTGTGGGATCGTTGGGACTACGGGCGCGATCCGGAGTACCTGAAGCAGGTGTGGCCGCTGTTCAAGGGCGCCGCGCAGTTCTTCATCGACACGCTGCAGGACGATCCGCACACCGGCCACAAGGTCACCGTGCCCTCGCTGTCGCCGGAGAACGAGCATCCCTTCGGCGCGGCGGTCTGCGCCGGCCCGACCATGGACGCGCAGATCCTGCGCGATCTGTTCGGCCAGTGCATCGAAGCGGCGCGCGTGCTCGGCGTGGATGCCGGCTTCGCCGCGCGCCTGGCCGCGCTGAGCGCGCAGCTGCCGCCCAACCGGATAGGCAAGGCCGGACAGCTGCAGGAGTGGCAGCAGGACTGGGACATGCAGGCGCCGGAAATCCACCATCGCCACATCTCGCACCTGTACGGCCTGCACCCGAGTGCGCAGATCAACCTGCGCGACACGCCCGGGCTTGCGCGCGCCGCGAAACGCACGCTGGAGCTGCGTGGCGACGAGGCCACCGGCTGGGGCATCGCATGGCGGCTGAACTTCTGGGCGCGCCTGTGGGAGGGCGAGCACTGCCTGGAGATCCTGCGCATGCTGCTGGCGCCGCAGCGCAGCTATCCGAACCTGTTCGACGCGCACCCGCCGTTCCAGATCGACGGCAATTTCGGCGGCGCCGCCGGCATCGTCGAGATGCTGGTGCAGAGCTGGGGCGGATCGATCTTCCTGTTGCCTGCGCTGCCCTCGTCATGGCGCGACGGAGAACTGGAAGGCGTGCGCGTGCGCAATGCCGCACGCCTCGACCTCCGCTGGAAGGCGGGACGGCTGGCGCACGCGACCCTGCATTCGGACAAGGGCGGCCGCTACGCATTGGTCCACGCGGGCCAGACACTCGACGTCGAACTCGCCGCCGGTGCGTCGGCCACGGTGCGGCTGCGCGATGGCGTGCTGGTGCGCGCATGA
- the xylB gene encoding xylulokinase codes for MSLVAGIDAGTQSLKVVVYDPAARALVAMASAPLELAGGPDGRREQHPGDWVAAMQGCFARIDPAVRARVTALAVSGQQHGFVPVDAEGQVLAPAKLWCDTSTTAECAQIMDAVGGSTATIALAGNPILAGYTASKLPWTKTHRPEAYAKLATILLPHDYLNFVLTGQRFCEWGDASGTGWLDVRTRTWSQALLQATDGERDLAACLPPIAAPDALFDIDPAAASQLGLPATVKVAVGGGDNMMAAIGTGCVEEGRLAMSLGTSGTLFAYSDTPVVDPAGTWAAFCSSTGGWLPLICTMNCTVATEQVAKAFGFSTRQGDAHLQATPPGADGLVMLPFLNGERTPDLPQGKGVLAGLDTTNLTAAHLYRASVEGATYSLKYGFDAFLGAGMAFERIVLTGGGSNSAAWRQLVADVFGLPVQVPVQSEGAAFGAALQALWARDKAQGGQASIAQIARTHVALDPALSATPDPARTAAYAAGYQRFLRHLHAVTPLQRG; via the coding sequence ATGAGTCTGGTGGCTGGCATCGATGCAGGCACGCAGAGCCTGAAGGTGGTGGTGTACGACCCGGCCGCCCGCGCGCTGGTGGCCATGGCCAGCGCGCCGCTGGAGCTGGCCGGTGGCCCGGACGGCCGCCGCGAGCAGCACCCGGGCGACTGGGTGGCCGCGATGCAGGGCTGCTTCGCGCGCATCGATCCGGCCGTGCGCGCACGCGTCACCGCGCTGGCGGTCTCGGGACAGCAGCACGGCTTCGTGCCGGTGGATGCCGAGGGCCAGGTCCTCGCCCCGGCCAAGCTGTGGTGCGACACCAGCACCACGGCCGAGTGCGCGCAGATCATGGACGCCGTGGGCGGTTCGACCGCGACGATCGCGCTGGCGGGCAACCCCATCCTGGCCGGCTACACCGCCTCCAAGCTGCCGTGGACGAAGACCCACCGGCCCGAGGCTTACGCGAAGCTGGCGACCATCCTGCTGCCGCACGACTACCTGAACTTCGTGCTCACCGGCCAGCGCTTCTGCGAGTGGGGCGATGCCTCCGGCACCGGCTGGCTGGACGTGCGCACGCGCACGTGGTCCCAGGCGCTGCTGCAGGCCACCGATGGCGAGCGCGACCTGGCCGCGTGCCTGCCGCCGATCGCCGCGCCCGATGCGCTGTTCGACATCGATCCGGCTGCGGCCTCGCAGCTGGGCCTGCCGGCCACGGTGAAGGTCGCCGTGGGCGGCGGCGACAACATGATGGCGGCCATCGGCACCGGCTGCGTGGAAGAGGGCCGGCTGGCGATGAGCCTGGGCACCTCGGGCACGCTGTTCGCCTACTCGGATACCCCGGTGGTCGATCCGGCCGGCACCTGGGCCGCCTTCTGCTCCTCCACCGGCGGCTGGCTGCCGCTGATCTGCACGATGAACTGCACCGTGGCCACCGAGCAGGTGGCCAAGGCCTTCGGCTTCAGCACGCGCCAGGGCGATGCGCACCTGCAGGCCACCCCGCCGGGGGCGGACGGACTGGTGATGCTGCCCTTCCTCAACGGCGAGCGCACGCCCGACCTGCCGCAGGGCAAGGGCGTGCTGGCCGGCCTGGACACCACCAACCTGACCGCCGCGCACCTCTACCGCGCCTCGGTGGAAGGGGCGACCTACAGCCTGAAGTACGGCTTCGATGCCTTCCTGGGCGCGGGCATGGCCTTCGAGCGCATCGTGCTGACCGGCGGGGGCAGCAACAGCGCGGCCTGGCGGCAACTGGTGGCCGATGTGTTCGGCCTGCCGGTGCAGGTGCCCGTGCAGTCCGAGGGCGCGGCCTTCGGCGCGGCCCTGCAGGCGCTGTGGGCACGGGACAAGGCACAGGGCGGCCAGGCGTCCATCGCGCAGATCGCCCGTACCCACGTGGCCCTGGACCCGGCCCTGTCCGCCACCCCCGATCCGGCCCGCACCGCGGCCTATGCCGCCGGCTACCAACGCTTCCTGCGCCACCTCCATGCCGTCACGCCGCTGCAGCGCGGCTGA
- the xylA gene encoding xylose isomerase gives MSTQPFIGAQEYFPGIGRIPFEGRGSDNPLAFKVYDANKTIGGKTMQEHLRFAVCYWHTFCNAGHDPFGPGTRHFPWEAGSPMATAEAKVDAAFEFFTKLGVPYWCFHDIDLAPDAEDIGQYEKNLKHMTALAKARQDATGLKLLWGTANLFSHPRYMNGAATNPDFAVVARAAVQVKAALEATVELGGEHYVFWGGREGYASLVNTDMKRELAHLARFLTVARDYGRSIGLKGNFLIEPKPMEPMRHQYDFDSATVAGFLKEHGLEKDFKLNIEANHATLSGHTFEHDLQVASDHGLLGSIDANRGNAQNGWDTDQFPTDLYDTVGAMLVVLRQGGLEGGLNFDAKVRRESTDLEDLFIAHIGGMDAFARGLEVAHALLTDSPWEQWRRQRYASFDSGKGKDFETGALGLAELAALAATLGEPRQISGKQERYENLLNQYLLR, from the coding sequence ATGAGCACCCAGCCCTTCATCGGCGCCCAGGAATACTTCCCCGGCATCGGCCGCATTCCCTTCGAAGGGCGCGGCTCGGACAACCCGCTGGCGTTCAAGGTCTACGACGCGAACAAGACCATCGGCGGCAAGACCATGCAGGAGCACCTGCGCTTTGCGGTCTGCTACTGGCACACGTTCTGCAACGCCGGCCACGATCCCTTCGGCCCGGGCACGCGCCACTTCCCGTGGGAGGCCGGCTCGCCCATGGCCACGGCCGAGGCCAAGGTCGATGCCGCCTTCGAGTTCTTCACCAAGCTGGGCGTGCCGTACTGGTGCTTCCACGACATCGACCTGGCCCCCGATGCCGAGGACATCGGCCAGTACGAGAAGAACCTCAAGCACATGACCGCCCTGGCCAAGGCGCGCCAGGACGCCACCGGCCTCAAGCTGCTGTGGGGCACGGCCAACCTGTTCTCGCATCCGCGCTACATGAACGGTGCGGCCACCAACCCGGACTTCGCCGTGGTGGCCCGCGCCGCGGTGCAGGTCAAGGCCGCGCTGGAGGCCACGGTGGAACTGGGCGGTGAGCACTACGTGTTCTGGGGCGGGCGCGAAGGCTACGCCTCGCTGGTCAACACCGACATGAAGCGCGAGCTCGCCCACCTGGCCCGCTTCCTGACCGTGGCGCGCGACTACGGCCGCAGCATCGGGCTGAAGGGCAACTTCCTGATCGAGCCCAAGCCGATGGAGCCGATGAGGCACCAGTACGACTTCGACAGCGCCACCGTGGCCGGCTTCCTGAAGGAGCACGGGCTGGAGAAGGACTTCAAGCTCAACATCGAGGCCAACCACGCCACGCTCTCGGGCCACACCTTCGAGCACGACCTGCAGGTGGCCTCCGACCACGGCCTGCTGGGCAGCATCGATGCCAACCGCGGCAATGCGCAGAACGGCTGGGACACCGACCAGTTCCCCACCGACCTGTACGACACGGTGGGGGCGATGCTGGTGGTGCTGCGCCAGGGCGGGCTGGAGGGCGGGCTGAACTTCGATGCCAAGGTGCGCCGCGAGTCCACCGACCTGGAAGACCTGTTCATCGCCCACATCGGCGGCATGGACGCCTTCGCCCGCGGGCTGGAAGTGGCGCACGCGCTGTTGACCGACTCGCCGTGGGAGCAGTGGCGCAGGCAGCGCTATGCCAGCTTCGACAGTGGCAAGGGCAAGGACTTCGAGACCGGCGCCCTGGGACTGGCCGAGCTGGCCGCGCTGGCGGCCACCCTGGGTGAGCCCAGGCAGATCAGCGGCAAGCAGGAGCGCTACGAGAACCTGCTCAACCAGTACCTGTTGCGCTGA
- a CDS encoding TIM-barrel domain-containing protein has protein sequence MGYLKTLTVPLLALAAAGANAAGQGAVEKIDHGVIVRPADPAAADVKVEAVAPGILRVMANPDGDFARTPSLMRAKTGAPPAVEVGEAGGQVTLATQGISAKVDARTGQVSFFDAAGKPLLAERARTFTPTKVEGRDYYSIRQRFASSDDEAFYGTGLHQQGWMNLKGRDVELLQHNIDKAIPYLVSTRHYGLLWDSNAITRYGDPRGLQPLGASLDLFDAQGKPGALTARYTVNGRQVVERRESEVNYQYIKDLANFPAAGKNLAQGGRSDVVWEGEIAARSDGRHTFSLYNSEYAKLYIDGKQVLDRWRQNWNPWHHEFALEMKAGQRHRVKLVWDRIEPAYIALLHRDPLPADEAKDLSIWSEAAQAIDYYVVAGDDADQVLAGYRTLTGKAVLLPKWSYGFWQSRERYKTQAELTGALDEYRKRKLPIDAIVLDWSYWPEDAWGSHDFDAKNFPDPDGMVQHVHDQHAQIMISVWPKFYPTTAHYKELDAAGHMYHRNVEVGELDWIGKGYLNSFYDPYSKQAQDIFWRQVNGKLNSKGFDAWWLDASEPDLHSNIDIGERKARTTPTALGPSTEFFNSYPLVHSEGVYRGSREQDPDKRVFILSRAFFAGQQRAGAALWSGDIVPRWDDLREQISGLVNASMAGAPNVSFDIGGFSPEKRYENQDPAHLAEWRELSLRWFQYGAFVPIFRLHGQFPYREIWEIAPEGTPHYDSFVHYLKLRYTLLPYIYTLAGDTYHQDGTLLRTLAMDFPSDPKVRDIADQYLFGPAFLVAPVTAFKATTRPVYLPAGTTWIDFQTGKRYDGGQTIEAAAPLQRMPLFVRAGAIVPRTVVQQYVDEKPDAPLTIEVYTGADGTFSLYEDNGRSYGYERGESSRIPLAWDQKAGELRIGAREGRYPGMQATREVRVRFIDGPRADAGTLEPQGDVSVRYDGRALVVKKR, from the coding sequence ATGGGTTACTTGAAGACGTTGACGGTGCCGCTGCTGGCCCTGGCCGCGGCGGGCGCCAACGCCGCGGGGCAGGGCGCCGTGGAAAAGATCGACCATGGCGTGATCGTGCGGCCGGCCGATCCCGCCGCCGCCGACGTGAAGGTCGAAGCGGTCGCGCCGGGCATCCTGCGGGTGATGGCCAACCCCGATGGCGACTTCGCGCGCACGCCCAGCCTGATGCGCGCGAAGACCGGCGCGCCGCCGGCGGTGGAGGTGGGCGAAGCCGGCGGGCAGGTGACGCTCGCCACGCAGGGCATCTCGGCCAAGGTCGATGCGCGCACCGGCCAGGTCAGCTTCTTCGACGCCGCCGGCAAGCCGTTGCTGGCCGAGCGCGCTCGCACGTTCACGCCGACGAAGGTCGAGGGCAGGGACTACTACAGCATCCGCCAGCGCTTCGCGTCGTCCGATGACGAAGCCTTCTACGGTACCGGCCTGCACCAGCAGGGCTGGATGAACCTGAAGGGCCGCGATGTCGAACTGCTCCAGCACAACATCGACAAGGCGATTCCCTACCTGGTCTCCACGCGCCACTACGGCCTCCTGTGGGACAGCAATGCGATCACCCGCTACGGCGACCCGCGCGGCCTGCAGCCGCTGGGCGCATCGCTGGACCTGTTCGACGCCCAGGGCAAGCCGGGCGCGCTGACCGCGCGCTACACCGTCAACGGCAGGCAGGTGGTCGAGCGCCGCGAAAGCGAGGTGAACTACCAGTACATCAAGGACCTGGCGAACTTCCCGGCCGCGGGCAAGAACCTGGCCCAGGGCGGGCGCAGCGACGTGGTGTGGGAAGGCGAGATCGCCGCCCGCAGCGACGGGCGCCACACCTTCTCGCTGTACAACAGCGAGTACGCCAAGCTCTACATCGACGGCAAGCAGGTGCTCGACCGCTGGCGCCAGAACTGGAACCCGTGGCACCACGAGTTCGCGCTGGAGATGAAGGCCGGCCAGCGCCACCGGGTGAAGCTGGTGTGGGACCGCATCGAGCCGGCCTACATCGCGCTGCTGCATCGCGATCCGCTGCCGGCCGATGAAGCGAAGGACCTGTCCATCTGGTCCGAGGCCGCACAGGCCATCGACTACTACGTGGTCGCCGGGGACGACGCCGACCAGGTGCTGGCCGGCTATCGCACGCTGACCGGCAAGGCCGTGCTGCTGCCGAAGTGGTCGTACGGTTTCTGGCAGAGCCGCGAACGCTACAAGACCCAGGCCGAACTGACCGGCGCGCTGGACGAGTACCGCAAGCGCAAGCTGCCGATCGACGCCATCGTGCTGGACTGGTCGTACTGGCCGGAGGACGCCTGGGGTTCGCACGATTTCGATGCGAAGAATTTCCCCGACCCGGACGGCATGGTCCAGCACGTGCACGACCAGCATGCGCAGATCATGATCTCGGTGTGGCCCAAGTTCTACCCGACCACCGCCCACTACAAGGAGCTGGACGCCGCCGGCCACATGTACCACCGCAATGTCGAGGTGGGCGAGCTGGACTGGATCGGCAAGGGCTACCTGAACTCCTTCTACGACCCGTATTCGAAGCAAGCGCAGGACATCTTCTGGCGCCAGGTCAACGGCAAGCTCAACAGCAAGGGGTTCGATGCCTGGTGGCTGGATGCCAGCGAACCCGACCTGCACAGCAACATCGACATCGGCGAGCGCAAGGCCCGCACCACGCCCACCGCGCTGGGCCCGTCGACGGAGTTCTTCAACTCCTATCCGCTGGTGCACTCGGAAGGCGTCTACCGCGGTTCGCGCGAACAGGACCCGGACAAGCGCGTCTTCATCCTCTCGCGCGCGTTCTTCGCGGGCCAGCAGCGCGCCGGCGCGGCGCTCTGGAGCGGCGACATCGTGCCGCGCTGGGACGACCTGCGCGAGCAGATCTCCGGCCTGGTCAACGCCTCGATGGCGGGCGCGCCCAACGTCAGCTTCGACATCGGCGGCTTCTCGCCGGAGAAGCGCTACGAGAACCAGGACCCGGCGCACCTGGCCGAGTGGCGCGAACTGAGCCTGCGCTGGTTCCAGTACGGTGCATTCGTGCCGATCTTCCGCCTGCATGGCCAGTTCCCGTACCGGGAAATCTGGGAGATCGCGCCGGAAGGCACGCCGCACTACGACAGCTTCGTCCATTACCTGAAGCTGCGCTACACGCTGCTGCCGTACATCTACACGCTGGCCGGCGACACGTATCACCAGGACGGCACCCTGCTGCGCACGCTGGCGATGGACTTCCCGTCCGACCCGAAGGTGCGCGACATCGCCGACCAGTACCTGTTCGGCCCGGCGTTCCTGGTCGCACCGGTGACGGCGTTCAAGGCGACCACGCGCCCGGTCTACCTGCCGGCCGGCACGACGTGGATCGACTTCCAGACCGGCAAGCGCTACGACGGCGGCCAGACGATCGAGGCCGCCGCACCGCTGCAGCGCATGCCGTTGTTCGTGCGTGCCGGCGCCATCGTGCCGCGCACGGTGGTGCAGCAGTATGTGGACGAGAAGCCCGACGCGCCGCTGACCATCGAGGTCTACACCGGCGCCGACGGCACGTTCTCGCTGTACGAGGACAATGGCCGCAGCTACGGCTACGAGCGCGGCGAATCCAGCCGCATCCCGCTGGCGTGGGACCAGAAGGCCGGCGAACTGCGCATCGGTGCACGCGAGGGCCGCTATCCTGGCATGCAAGCCACGCGCGAAGTGCGGGTGCGCTTCATCGACGGTCCGCGCGCCGATGCCGGCACGCTGGAACCGCAGGGCGACGTCAGCGTCCGCTACGACGGCAGGGCGCTGGTGGTGAAGAAGCGCTGA
- a CDS encoding DUF5597 domain-containing protein, producing MPSMMPRRLLLLSLVALLGLAACQPAERGDAPATAKGDGAADASGARPIPQIVSKDGRHALMVDGAPFLILGAQVNNSSNWPQALDEVWPAIDVVKPNTVMVPVAWEQVEAKEGTFDFSFVDVLLKQAREKDVRLILLWFATWKNNSPNYAPDWVKLDNTRFPRVVTADGRTLNSLSPHAQATLDADRKAFVALMTHLKAADPQRTVIMVQPQNEPGTYGSVRDFSPLAQKVFEGPVPDALLKKLGKSPGTWREVFGADADEYFHAWHIAHYIDQVAEAGKAVYPLPMYVNAALRGPFNPGQPGQYASGGPTDNVLDVYKAAAPHIDLLAPDIYMPEYTHYTTVLDRYARPDNPLFVAETGNREEYARYFFSALGEQAIGWSPFGIDYSRYSNWPLGAKHMDEKTLATFALNYAIVKPAARVIAQASLDGKVRGTAEQPGQAVQTVKIDDRWNMVVTYGVPQFWFQGEPPGNPEPIGRALVVQLGPDEFLVAGAHARINITAADPAVAARQIYDYVDEGTYVDGKWVFRRRWNGDQTDYGLNFSSVPQLLRVKLATY from the coding sequence ATGCCCTCGATGATGCCCCGTCGCCTGTTGCTGCTGTCGCTCGTCGCGCTGCTCGGCCTGGCCGCCTGCCAACCCGCCGAAAGAGGCGACGCGCCGGCCACGGCGAAGGGCGACGGCGCGGCCGATGCCTCCGGCGCCAGGCCTATCCCGCAGATCGTCAGCAAGGACGGCCGCCATGCATTGATGGTGGATGGCGCGCCGTTCCTCATCCTCGGCGCGCAGGTGAACAACTCCAGCAACTGGCCGCAGGCCCTGGACGAGGTCTGGCCCGCCATCGACGTGGTCAAGCCGAACACGGTGATGGTGCCGGTGGCCTGGGAGCAGGTCGAAGCAAAGGAGGGCACGTTCGATTTCTCCTTCGTCGATGTGCTGCTGAAGCAGGCGCGCGAGAAGGACGTGCGCCTGATCCTGCTGTGGTTCGCCACCTGGAAGAACAACAGCCCGAACTACGCGCCGGACTGGGTCAAGCTGGACAACACCCGCTTCCCGCGCGTCGTGACCGCCGACGGCCGCACGCTCAATTCGCTGTCGCCGCACGCACAGGCCACGCTGGACGCCGACCGCAAGGCGTTCGTCGCCCTGATGACGCACCTCAAGGCCGCCGACCCGCAGCGCACCGTCATCATGGTGCAGCCGCAGAACGAACCCGGCACCTACGGCAGCGTGCGCGACTTCTCGCCGCTGGCGCAGAAGGTATTCGAAGGACCGGTGCCGGACGCCCTGCTGAAGAAGCTCGGCAAGTCGCCGGGCACATGGCGCGAGGTGTTCGGCGCCGACGCGGACGAGTATTTCCACGCCTGGCATATCGCCCACTACATCGACCAGGTGGCCGAAGCGGGCAAGGCGGTCTATCCGCTGCCGATGTACGTCAATGCCGCGCTGCGCGGGCCGTTCAATCCCGGCCAGCCCGGGCAGTACGCCAGCGGTGGACCGACCGACAACGTGCTGGACGTGTACAAGGCCGCCGCGCCGCATATCGACCTGCTGGCGCCGGACATCTACATGCCGGAGTACACGCACTACACCACGGTGCTGGACCGCTACGCGCGCCCCGACAATCCGCTGTTCGTCGCCGAGACCGGCAACCGCGAGGAATACGCGCGCTATTTCTTCTCCGCGCTGGGCGAACAGGCCATCGGCTGGTCGCCGTTCGGCATCGACTACTCGCGCTATTCCAATTGGCCGCTCGGCGCCAAGCACATGGACGAGAAGACGCTGGCCACGTTTGCGCTGAACTACGCCATCGTGAAGCCGGCGGCGCGCGTGATCGCGCAGGCCAGCCTGGACGGCAAGGTGCGCGGCACCGCCGAGCAGCCCGGCCAGGCGGTGCAGACGGTGAAGATCGACGACCGCTGGAACATGGTGGTCACCTACGGCGTGCCGCAGTTCTGGTTCCAGGGCGAACCCCCCGGCAATCCCGAGCCGATCGGCCGCGCGCTGGTGGTGCAGTTGGGGCCGGATGAATTCCTGGTGGCCGGCGCGCACGCGCGCATCAACATCACCGCCGCCGATCCGGCCGTCGCCGCGCGGCAGATCTACGACTACGTCGACGAGGGCACCTACGTCGACGGCAAGTGGGTCTTCCGCCGGCGCTGGAATGGCGACCAGACCGACTACGGCCTGAACTTCTCCAGCGTCCCGCAGTTGCTGCGGGTGAAGCTGGCCACCTACTGA